A single window of Candidatus Omnitrophota bacterium DNA harbors:
- a CDS encoding cation transporter yields the protein MNTVEKTRIGLIEGWMSIGVNALLFGAKYAAGVASASAAVKTDAWHTLSDSVTSAIVVFSFWFASHKADRKHPFGHGGAESIGAVVIATLLAVVAFGCLKESFVKIISGSHPDYPIWAIWVVGLSVIIKEAMARFALWAGEKVDSAVLRADGWHHRSDAITSVMILLGIFICGKFAIIDGLMGIAIAIFIFHAAYEIIKDVSGSILGAAPAKAMEDKINAVIKAQSGWGTVIHHLHIHRYGDHIEATFHIRFPAGMSIAHAHARASKIEVAVKDELGIESTIHIEPEEKRGTEESQKN from the coding sequence ATGAACACCGTCGAGAAAACAAGAATCGGACTCATAGAGGGCTGGATGTCAATAGGGGTGAATGCGCTTCTCTTCGGAGCGAAATACGCCGCCGGCGTTGCCTCCGCCTCGGCCGCCGTCAAAACAGATGCCTGGCACACCCTTTCGGACTCGGTCACATCCGCCATCGTCGTGTTCAGCTTCTGGTTCGCCTCTCATAAAGCCGACAGAAAACATCCTTTCGGCCACGGGGGGGCGGAATCAATAGGCGCGGTGGTAATAGCGACGCTTCTGGCCGTGGTGGCCTTCGGCTGCCTCAAAGAATCTTTTGTGAAGATCATCTCCGGCTCACATCCCGATTATCCCATCTGGGCGATATGGGTGGTGGGGCTGTCTGTTATCATAAAAGAAGCGATGGCGCGCTTTGCCCTCTGGGCGGGGGAAAAGGTCGACAGCGCGGTTCTCCGAGCCGACGGCTGGCATCACAGGAGCGACGCTATCACATCTGTCATGATTCTTCTCGGCATATTCATCTGCGGAAAATTCGCCATTATTGACGGCCTCATGGGAATAGCGATAGCGATTTTTATCTTTCACGCCGCCTATGAGATAATCAAAGACGTGTCGGGCTCTATCCTCGGCGCGGCCCCGGCAAAAGCAATGGAAGATAAGATCAACGCCGTAATAAAAGCTCAAAGCGGCTGGGGAACAGTTATACACCATCTTCACATCCACCGCTACGGCGATCACATCGAGGCGACTTTTCACATACGCTTTCCGGCGGGAATGAGCATCGCCCACGCGCACGCGAGAGCGTCAAAAATAGAAGTCGCCGTAAAAGATGAACTTGGTATAGAATCAACAATTCACATAGAGCCGGAAGAAAAAAGGGGGACGGAGGAAAGTCAAAAGAATTAA
- a CDS encoding 4Fe-4S ferredoxin codes for MKTIIYYFSGTGNSLKIACDLALLLADTEFFTDRTEVFSMARAGEADVSADRIGLVFPVYMFGLPLIVSDFVEKLAAADDARLGESDKYIFAVATHGGGPGGALKMLYNKMKKRGLPLDAAFSVAMPGNYTPLYGAPDDDKQKALFEKAGEKVREISARVLSGEREKFEFSNCFINAASSLVHGLMSSRIPGMDKKFYADEKCNACAICEKVCPVENIKMLKGKPSWNHKCQQCMACLQWCPKEAIQYAKATRGRRRYHHPEIKLNEIIQR; via the coding sequence ATGAAGACGATAATCTATTATTTTTCGGGAACTGGCAATTCTCTCAAGATAGCCTGCGACCTGGCTCTGCTCCTTGCGGACACGGAGTTTTTCACCGACCGGACGGAGGTCTTTTCCATGGCCAGGGCGGGGGAGGCGGATGTCTCCGCCGACAGGATAGGGCTGGTCTTTCCCGTTTATATGTTCGGCCTGCCTCTGATCGTTTCCGACTTCGTTGAAAAGCTCGCCGCCGCGGACGATGCCCGGCTCGGCGAGAGCGATAAATATATTTTTGCCGTCGCCACTCACGGCGGCGGTCCCGGCGGAGCGCTGAAAATGCTCTACAATAAAATGAAAAAGCGCGGCCTGCCGCTGGATGCCGCCTTCAGCGTCGCCATGCCGGGCAACTACACGCCCCTTTACGGAGCGCCGGACGACGATAAGCAGAAGGCGCTGTTCGAAAAGGCCGGTGAAAAAGTGCGGGAAATATCCGCGCGGGTGCTCTCGGGCGAAAGAGAGAAGTTTGAGTTCTCAAATTGTTTTATTAACGCCGCTTCATCTCTTGTACACGGCCTGATGTCATCGAGAATACCGGGTATGGACAAAAAATTCTACGCCGATGAAAAATGCAATGCCTGTGCTATATGCGAGAAGGTCTGCCCTGTGGAAAACATAAAGATGCTCAAAGGCAAACCGTCGTGGAATCACAAATGTCAGCAGTGCATGGCCTGTCTCCAGTGGTGCCCGAAGGAAGCCATACAATACGCTAAAGCCACGCGCGGCCGAAGGCGCTATCATCATCCCGAAATAAAACTGAACGAGATAATACAGAGATGA
- a CDS encoding glycosyltransferase, whose product MKILYVISDLASGGAQIALGRFLKVLDREKFHPSVIALSGGGEQADYIRALGIDVQSFDMRGFFAPVKAFRGFLSAVKKIDPDIIHGWMYHGNAAALFAAAACPGKALVWSIRCSDFDLSKYGLMTKLAFFINRKFSSTPVKIIYNSNAGKKYHEANGFSPEKSAVIQNGLDTEYFSPAPEKKNEYRKKYGLDAGVKLIGMASRYDPMKDFDTLFGAFAAVRSIDPSTSLILCGKGITKDNAALSATAQKYGIEKGLILAGHIEAMNEFYPMLDLFVLSSKSEGFPNVLAEAAACAVPAISLACGDAEDIAGAANILPQADTRALAEKMLKTLQMSKEETAIGAAKSVCRIREKFDAKASAAKFEQIYNEIGKCLQ is encoded by the coding sequence ATGAAAATCCTTTATGTTATTTCGGACTTAGCTTCCGGAGGGGCGCAGATCGCGCTGGGGCGTTTTCTGAAGGTTCTTGACAGGGAAAAATTCCATCCTTCCGTCATAGCTCTTTCCGGCGGCGGCGAGCAGGCCGATTACATACGCGCTCTGGGAATAGATGTCCAGTCATTTGACATGAGGGGTTTTTTCGCCCCTGTGAAGGCTTTTCGCGGCTTTCTTTCCGCCGTCAAAAAAATAGATCCCGATATCATCCACGGCTGGATGTATCACGGCAACGCCGCCGCTCTTTTTGCCGCCGCGGCCTGCCCGGGAAAAGCTCTTGTCTGGTCTATAAGATGCAGCGATTTTGATCTTTCAAAATACGGTTTGATGACGAAGCTGGCCTTTTTCATAAACAGAAAATTCTCATCGACGCCTGTCAAAATAATCTATAACTCAAATGCCGGAAAAAAATACCATGAGGCAAACGGTTTTTCACCGGAAAAATCCGCAGTCATACAAAACGGCCTTGACACTGAGTATTTCAGCCCCGCGCCCGAAAAAAAGAATGAGTACCGTAAAAAATACGGTCTTGACGCCGGAGTCAAACTGATAGGCATGGCTTCCAGATATGACCCCATGAAGGATTTTGACACGCTTTTCGGCGCTTTTGCCGCTGTTCGCTCAATTGATCCCTCCACGTCGCTGATCCTCTGCGGAAAGGGCATTACAAAGGACAACGCGGCTCTTTCGGCGACAGCCCAAAAATATGGTATTGAGAAAGGCCTCATTCTTGCCGGCCACATTGAGGCGATGAACGAATTTTATCCCATGCTGGATCTTTTTGTTTTGTCGTCCAAAAGCGAGGGCTTTCCCAATGTTCTTGCCGAAGCCGCCGCCTGCGCTGTGCCGGCCATATCGCTTGCCTGCGGTGACGCGGAGGACATAGCGGGGGCTGCAAATATCCTGCCTCAGGCGGACACCCGGGCCCTGGCTGAAAAGATGCTGAAAACATTGCAAATGAGCAAAGAAGAAACAGCTATCGGGGCCGCTAAAAGTGTCTGCCGCATCCGTGAGAAATTTGACGCGAAAGCCTCTGCCGCGAAGTTTGAACAGATTTATAACGAAATAGGAAAATGCCTTCAATAA
- a CDS encoding septum formation inhibitor Maf, whose product MKYSADCRGRQIILASKSPRRAELLKKAGLEFTVAPSAYKEEMHLDLRPEQLAEYLALKKAEDVAASHPEALVIGADTIVVVDGIALGQPADAANAREMLEKLSGRGHRVITGFALMCLASGAKKVKSVSTKVYFRPLSDEEIDSYIKSGEPMDKAGAYAIQGGAASFVEKTEGDYYNVVGLPVGELLESLKKFGQCNPNAKEDSKRNEPV is encoded by the coding sequence ATGAAGTATTCGGCGGACTGCCGTGGCCGTCAAATCATTCTTGCCTCAAAGTCACCGAGGCGCGCGGAACTCTTAAAGAAAGCTGGCCTGGAATTCACTGTCGCGCCAAGCGCTTATAAAGAGGAAATGCATCTTGATCTGCGGCCCGAACAACTTGCGGAATATCTCGCTCTCAAAAAAGCGGAGGATGTCGCCGCCTCTCACCCCGAAGCCCTTGTTATAGGAGCGGACACCATTGTTGTTGTGGATGGGATAGCGCTGGGCCAGCCCGCGGATGCCGCGAACGCGAGGGAAATGCTTGAAAAGCTCAGCGGCAGGGGTCACAGGGTGATAACGGGTTTCGCGCTGATGTGTCTGGCAAGCGGCGCGAAAAAAGTAAAATCTGTCTCGACAAAAGTTTATTTCCGCCCGCTCTCGGATGAGGAGATAGACTCCTACATAAAGAGCGGCGAGCCCATGGATAAGGCGGGGGCTTACGCCATACAGGGCGGCGCGGCTTCATTTGTTGAAAAAACAGAGGGGGATTACTACAATGTGGTGGGTTTGCCCGTAGGCGAATTACTGGAATCGCTGAAAAAATTCGGGCAGTGTAATCCAAATGCAAAAGAGGATTCGAAGAGGAATGAACCGGTATGA